The proteins below come from a single Verrucomicrobiia bacterium genomic window:
- a CDS encoding Gfo/Idh/MocA family oxidoreductase, giving the protein MKTASQSSRRRFLQTTSAAVVVAPWVLSSARAAAMETPLKIGLVGCGGRGSGAADNALKADPNVQLTALGDVFEAPLRNALAELQRKHADKVKVTPDHCFVGLDAYKKVIESGVDVVLLATPPGFRPQHLAAAVAAGKHVFCEKPMATDAPGVRSIMESTKLARQKKLAIVAGFCWRYNQARREFYKRVHDGALGALRAIYATYLTSPVKPMPPASSRPPGMGDVEWQLRNWYNFVWLSGDGLVEQACHSVDKIAWAMKDQPPLKAVANGGRNVPNGEGNIYDHIDVFYEYPNGVRAFMAQRQIAGCVGDNSDYLMGEKGTGTIKGWNVPVIQTDELWRYRGESKDMYQVEHDELFASIRKGQPINDGDWMATSTLMAIMGRMAAYTGQEITWEMALNSQEQLVPENLTWDMKLPIKPMAVPGRTKFV; this is encoded by the coding sequence ATGAAGACAGCATCGCAATCTTCCCGCCGTCGTTTCCTGCAAACCACTTCGGCCGCCGTGGTGGTGGCGCCATGGGTTCTTTCCAGTGCCCGCGCCGCGGCCATGGAAACGCCGCTCAAGATCGGGCTGGTCGGCTGCGGCGGACGCGGCTCGGGGGCGGCGGACAATGCGTTGAAGGCGGATCCCAACGTGCAGTTGACCGCCCTGGGTGATGTCTTCGAAGCGCCCTTGCGCAATGCCCTGGCCGAGTTGCAAAGAAAACATGCCGACAAGGTCAAGGTGACGCCCGACCATTGCTTTGTGGGACTCGACGCCTACAAGAAAGTCATCGAGAGCGGCGTGGACGTCGTCCTGCTGGCCACCCCGCCCGGATTCCGCCCGCAACACCTGGCTGCCGCCGTGGCCGCGGGCAAGCATGTCTTCTGTGAAAAACCCATGGCCACCGATGCCCCCGGCGTGCGCTCCATCATGGAGTCCACCAAACTGGCACGTCAAAAGAAACTGGCCATCGTGGCCGGCTTTTGCTGGCGCTACAACCAGGCGCGGCGGGAATTTTACAAGCGCGTGCACGATGGCGCCCTGGGCGCTCTGCGCGCCATTTACGCCACCTACCTCACCAGCCCCGTCAAACCCATGCCCCCCGCCAGCAGCCGGCCGCCGGGCATGGGCGATGTGGAGTGGCAGTTGCGCAACTGGTACAATTTTGTCTGGCTCTCCGGCGATGGCCTGGTGGAGCAGGCCTGCCACAGCGTGGACAAGATCGCCTGGGCCATGAAAGACCAGCCCCCGCTCAAGGCCGTGGCCAATGGCGGCCGCAATGTCCCCAACGGCGAGGGCAACATCTACGATCACATTGACGTGTTTTACGAGTACCCCAACGGCGTGCGCGCCTTCATGGCCCAGCGGCAAATCGCCGGCTGCGTGGGGGACAATTCCGATTACCTCATGGGCGAAAAGGGCACCGGCACCATCAAGGGCTGGAATGTGCCGGTCATCCAGACGGACGAGCTCTGGCGCTATCGGGGCGAAAGCAAGGACATGTACCAGGTGGAGCATGATGAACTGTTTGCCTCCATCCGCAAAGGCCAGCCCATCAACGATGGCGATTGGATGGCCACCAGCACGCTCATGGCCATCATGGGGCGCATGGCTGCCTACACAGGCCAGGAAATCACCTGGGAAATGGCGCTCAATTCCCAGGAGCAACTGGTGCCTGAGAATCTTACCTGGGACATGAAGCTGCCCATCAAACCCATGGCCGTCCCGGGCAGGACCAAGTTTGTTTAA